In a single window of the Flavobacterium sp. W4I14 genome:
- a CDS encoding hypothetical protein (product_source=Hypo-rule applied; superfamily=47113; transmembrane_helix_parts=Inside_1_105,TMhelix_106_123,Outside_124_124), with translation MPTFNPPIADRTTKQLLLIVGAPNEWDECAIEQAQLELILRKVDESEIKHAKHQSKQKVRLEALKRAKESYSFFDFIFEPSTFIKVIIFWELRKDGYLRKADQQQWLRPIFILVIIMIIVILSL, from the coding sequence ATGCCTACATTCAATCCTCCTATCGCAGATAGAACAACAAAACAACTGCTATTAATTGTAGGCGCTCCAAATGAATGGGATGAATGCGCCATAGAACAGGCCCAACTAGAGTTAATCTTAAGAAAGGTTGATGAATCAGAGATCAAACATGCAAAACACCAATCCAAACAAAAGGTTAGATTAGAAGCTCTAAAAAGAGCGAAAGAATCTTATTCCTTTTTCGACTTTATCTTTGAACCAAGTACTTTTATAAAAGTTATAATTTTCTGGGAATTAAGGAAAGATGGATACCTTAGAAAAGCAGACCAACAACAATGGCTAAGGCCAATATTCATATTGGTGATTATTATGATAATCGTTATTCTTAGCTTATAA
- a CDS encoding hypothetical protein (product_source=Hypo-rule applied; pfam=PF12725; superfamily=55486; transmembrane_helix_parts=Inside_1_6,TMhelix_7_29,Outside_30_48,TMhelix_49_71,Inside_72_90,TMhelix_91_113,Outside_114_358), giving the protein MQKNKSIYSKFIAILIIALLIYLFGFFPTLVQKYYSTGFYPHISSALRFISSIFPFAIGDIIYALLIGFALYKIVRFYRQRKLLKRADRILIPIQILSFFLMLYIIFKIVWGLNYSRPSISEELGIGNEKYSVKELVVLGDYFIKKTNELKVKQGKIPAYTVKELEIKSAVAYALMAQKNQLFHYPNPCLKSVLNSWMISKIGIEGYYAPLSGEANMNMNLPDFVKPYVSCHEIGHQLGIAYEDEANLLGYLTASNSIDVNYQYSANYEMLRYILFEIRMKSPDDYKSLYLKILPQVVSDFKTEKEFWRKYNGDMFGYMDAAFDSFLKLNNQKKGIDSYQDIVIWLWNIHKKELIVTN; this is encoded by the coding sequence ATGCAAAAAAATAAATCTATCTACTCAAAATTTATTGCGATTTTAATAATTGCACTGCTAATTTATCTCTTCGGCTTTTTCCCCACTCTTGTCCAAAAATATTACTCAACAGGCTTTTATCCTCACATTTCTTCGGCGTTAAGGTTTATATCATCTATTTTTCCTTTCGCCATTGGCGATATCATTTATGCCTTATTGATTGGCTTTGCACTTTATAAGATCGTTAGATTTTATAGGCAACGAAAATTGCTAAAAAGGGCCGACAGGATTCTTATTCCCATACAAATCCTCAGCTTCTTCCTGATGCTATATATCATATTCAAAATTGTATGGGGTTTAAATTACAGCCGGCCAAGTATCAGTGAAGAGCTGGGTATTGGCAATGAAAAATATAGTGTTAAAGAATTGGTTGTTCTTGGGGATTATTTCATCAAAAAAACCAATGAACTAAAAGTGAAACAGGGCAAAATCCCAGCTTACACGGTCAAAGAACTAGAAATAAAATCGGCAGTGGCATATGCGTTGATGGCACAAAAAAATCAGTTGTTCCATTATCCAAACCCTTGCTTAAAATCGGTTTTAAACTCATGGATGATCAGTAAAATTGGCATCGAAGGCTATTATGCCCCGCTTTCAGGTGAAGCCAATATGAATATGAATTTACCAGATTTCGTTAAACCTTATGTAAGCTGCCACGAAATAGGCCATCAATTGGGCATCGCTTATGAGGATGAAGCCAATCTTTTGGGTTATCTCACGGCAAGCAACAGCATTGATGTGAATTACCAATATTCTGCCAATTATGAAATGTTGCGGTATATTTTGTTTGAGATCAGGATGAAATCACCAGACGATTACAAATCGCTGTATTTGAAGATTTTACCGCAGGTTGTATCCGATTTTAAAACCGAAAAAGAATTCTGGAGAAAATACAATGGCGATATGTTCGGTTATATGGATGCCGCATTCGATAGCTTCTTAAAACTGAACAATCAGAAAAAAGGAATCGATAGTTATCAGGATATTGTAATTTGGCTATGGAATATCCACAAAAAGGAGCTGATAGTTACCAATTAA
- a CDS encoding tRNA-(ms[2]io[6]A)-hydroxylase (product_source=KO:K06169; cog=COG4445; ko=KO:K06169; pfam=PF06175; superfamily=47240), with protein sequence MLGLKLLTDPRWANIAESNLEEILSDHAWCEQKAATNAITLITQNSEHQDLVDELTAIAIEEMQHFQMVIEIIKKRGYTLSRERKDDYVGRLVKFSKKDGSRNMAFIDRLLFAAMIEARSCERFRVLSLNIKDQELAKFYHELMVSEAGHYTTFLNFARKYSTDVDVDKRWKEWLDFEGELIQSFGTKEAIHG encoded by the coding sequence ATGTTAGGATTAAAATTATTGACAGACCCACGCTGGGCAAATATTGCGGAATCGAATTTAGAAGAGATTTTATCTGACCATGCATGGTGCGAACAAAAGGCTGCAACCAATGCCATTACTTTAATTACTCAAAATTCAGAACATCAAGATCTTGTAGATGAACTAACAGCGATTGCCATCGAAGAAATGCAGCATTTCCAGATGGTAATTGAAATTATAAAAAAACGGGGTTATACTTTGAGTCGCGAGCGGAAAGATGACTATGTTGGCCGTTTGGTAAAGTTTAGCAAAAAAGACGGAAGCCGGAATATGGCTTTTATTGACCGGTTATTATTTGCGGCAATGATTGAAGCCAGAAGTTGCGAGCGTTTCAGGGTACTTTCTTTAAACATAAAAGATCAGGAACTGGCAAAGTTTTATCATGAGCTAATGGTTTCGGAAGCCGGACATTATACCACATTTTTAAATTTTGCGCGTAAATACAGTACCGATGTTGATGTAGATAAACGCTGGAAGGAATGGTTAGATTTTGAAGGAGAACTGATTCAGAGTTTCGGAACTAAAGAAGCAATACACGGGTAG
- a CDS encoding glycosyltransferase involved in cell wall biosynthesis (product_source=COG0438; cog=COG0438; ko=KO:K20444; pfam=PF13692; superfamily=53756), which translates to MDTSTKKLLIIGFVWPEPASSAAGTRMIQLVDLFLSKGYQITFASAASKSDFSYDLSKTSVVEQQIKLNDQSFNIFLKELNPEMVLFDRFMVEEQYGWRVQQECPNAVRILDTEDLHCLRSARQQSDKKKQVLDLFSDTAKREIASILRCDLSIMISEVEMDILKNQFKIDPSLIYYLPFLEEEIDRQVIEKWIPFEDRADFVFIGNFLHEPNWNTVQILKTKIWPALRKRLPSASLNVFGSYASQKVLQLDNKSEKFLIKGRALDAKDTIAKHLILLAPIQFGAGVKGKFIDAMLVGTPSVTTSVGAEAMKGNLAWNGSIEDNLELFIDEAVKLYQDKNAWQVAQQNGVQIINQRYSAKYFTDQFIKEVEKLASDLTGHRQNNFFGQILNHHKAQSTKYMSLWIEEKNKR; encoded by the coding sequence ATGGATACAAGTACCAAGAAATTATTAATTATAGGATTTGTTTGGCCCGAGCCCGCTTCATCGGCAGCGGGCACGAGGATGATCCAATTGGTTGATTTATTTCTGTCTAAAGGTTATCAGATCACTTTTGCATCTGCAGCATCAAAAAGCGATTTCAGTTATGATCTTAGTAAGACTAGCGTTGTTGAGCAACAAATCAAACTAAACGACCAAAGTTTCAACATATTTCTGAAAGAATTAAACCCAGAAATGGTACTATTCGACCGCTTTATGGTAGAAGAGCAGTATGGCTGGCGGGTTCAGCAGGAATGCCCTAATGCAGTTAGGATTTTAGATACCGAAGATTTACATTGCCTGAGAAGTGCCCGCCAGCAAAGCGACAAGAAAAAACAAGTTTTAGATTTATTTTCAGATACGGCCAAAAGAGAAATTGCTTCAATTTTACGTTGCGATTTATCTATAATGATTTCGGAAGTGGAGATGGATATACTAAAAAATCAATTCAAAATTGATCCTTCACTGATTTATTATTTACCATTTCTCGAAGAAGAAATTGATCGTCAGGTTATCGAAAAATGGATTCCCTTTGAAGATCGGGCAGATTTTGTGTTCATTGGCAATTTTCTTCATGAACCCAACTGGAATACCGTTCAGATTTTAAAAACCAAGATCTGGCCAGCACTCAGAAAAAGGCTTCCAAGTGCGAGTTTGAATGTATTTGGATCTTATGCCTCGCAAAAAGTGCTGCAACTGGATAACAAAAGCGAAAAGTTCTTGATTAAAGGAAGAGCTTTAGATGCCAAAGACACAATTGCTAAACATCTGATATTACTTGCCCCTATTCAGTTCGGTGCGGGAGTAAAAGGGAAATTTATTGATGCTATGCTGGTAGGTACCCCATCAGTTACCACATCCGTTGGTGCAGAAGCCATGAAAGGCAATTTAGCTTGGAACGGTAGCATTGAAGATAATTTGGAGCTATTTATTGATGAAGCCGTAAAGCTCTATCAGGATAAAAATGCCTGGCAAGTCGCTCAGCAAAATGGCGTACAGATTATTAACCAAAGGTATTCTGCTAAATATTTTACAGATCAATTCATTAAAGAAGTTGAAAAATTAGCTTCAGATTTAACGGGGCACCGACAAAATAACTTTTTCGGACAGATTTTAAACCACCACAAAGCGCAAAGCACCAAATATATGTCGTTGTGGATTGAAGAGAAGAATAAGAGATAG
- a CDS encoding Fe-S protein assembly chaperone HscA (product_source=TIGR01991; cath_funfam=1.20.1270.10,2.60.34.10,3.30.420.40; cog=COG0443; pfam=PF00012; superfamily=100920,100934,53067; tigrfam=TIGR01991), which produces MAKISINLATGSFQKEEIIVGIDLGTTNSLVAFINPDKNPQVINDAGKGILVPSVVYFNGQNEAVVGNEAKEYLTTDPSNTIFSVKRLLGRSYKDVAEHAAIFSYKIIDDDSDALVKIHAGDRFYTPIELSGEILKELKARAEHALKTPVNRAVITVPAYFNDSQRQATRDAGKLAGLDVMRIVNEPTAASLAYGIGLDPSQQKTIAVYDLGGGTFDVSILQIQNGIFEVLATNGNTYLGGDDFDRAILNYWLEKNNLDVGVVAQDNILMQTLRLQAEAAKKALSTQNLYNEQVGEIWCTLDKQTFEQLISAKVEETITACKNALKDADLSASDIDEVILVGGSTRTPYVKQAVENFFGKKPQDNINPDEVVALGAAIQADVLAGNRSDILLLDVTPLSLGIETMGGLMDVIIARNSKVPTKAGRQYTTSIDGQVNMKISVYQGERDLVKENRKLAEFDLKGIPAMPAGLPKVDINFLLNADGILTVQAIELRSGVKQEIEITPSYGLSDDTVEKMLLDSIEHAKSDVEQRMLIEARSEGEQLLYTAERFIEKHAEHLTEGEISDTKVHIEALRTALATQEKDTILKKADELNEFTRPFAERVMDAAISTAMKGKKIE; this is translated from the coding sequence ATGGCAAAAATATCAATTAACCTTGCTACAGGTTCGTTTCAGAAGGAAGAAATTATAGTTGGAATAGATTTAGGTACAACCAATAGTTTGGTGGCGTTTATCAATCCAGATAAGAATCCGCAGGTAATTAACGATGCAGGTAAAGGAATATTGGTACCATCGGTAGTATACTTTAATGGCCAGAATGAAGCCGTTGTAGGTAACGAGGCTAAAGAATACTTAACCACAGATCCTTCAAACACCATCTTTTCGGTAAAAAGACTACTTGGGCGCTCTTACAAAGATGTAGCCGAACACGCAGCTATTTTTTCTTACAAAATTATAGATGATGATAGCGATGCATTGGTTAAAATCCACGCTGGCGACCGTTTCTACACACCGATCGAATTATCGGGAGAGATTTTGAAAGAGCTTAAAGCAAGAGCAGAGCACGCGCTAAAAACTCCGGTTAACAGAGCTGTAATCACTGTTCCGGCATATTTTAACGATAGTCAACGTCAGGCCACACGAGATGCCGGGAAACTGGCCGGTTTGGATGTGATGCGTATTGTAAATGAACCTACCGCAGCAAGTCTGGCCTACGGAATTGGCTTAGATCCATCGCAACAAAAAACAATTGCGGTTTACGACTTAGGAGGAGGAACATTTGATGTTTCTATTCTGCAGATCCAAAATGGAATTTTCGAGGTTTTAGCTACAAACGGCAATACTTATTTAGGTGGCGATGATTTCGATCGTGCCATTTTAAATTATTGGTTGGAGAAAAACAACCTCGATGTAGGAGTAGTTGCTCAGGATAATATTTTGATGCAAACCTTACGCCTACAGGCTGAGGCAGCTAAAAAAGCATTATCGACCCAAAATTTATACAACGAACAGGTTGGCGAAATCTGGTGCACACTTGATAAACAAACTTTTGAGCAATTAATTTCAGCAAAGGTTGAAGAAACCATTACTGCTTGTAAAAATGCATTAAAGGATGCAGATTTGTCAGCGAGTGATATTGATGAAGTCATTTTAGTGGGTGGTTCTACCCGTACACCATATGTAAAACAGGCTGTAGAAAATTTCTTTGGAAAAAAACCACAGGATAATATCAATCCTGATGAGGTAGTAGCACTTGGCGCAGCCATTCAGGCCGATGTTTTGGCAGGAAACCGTTCTGATATCCTGTTGTTAGATGTTACGCCACTTTCTTTGGGCATCGAAACCATGGGTGGTTTAATGGATGTAATTATTGCCCGCAACAGTAAAGTACCTACAAAAGCCGGTCGCCAATATACCACTTCGATAGATGGACAGGTAAATATGAAAATCTCTGTTTATCAGGGGGAGCGTGATTTAGTGAAAGAAAATAGAAAATTGGCCGAGTTCGACTTAAAGGGAATTCCTGCAATGCCTGCGGGTTTGCCGAAAGTAGACATCAATTTTTTACTGAATGCCGATGGAATTTTAACCGTTCAGGCGATAGAGTTACGTTCGGGCGTTAAACAAGAGATCGAAATTACCCCAAGTTATGGCTTAAGTGACGATACTGTAGAAAAAATGCTCCTTGATAGCATAGAACACGCTAAGAGTGATGTGGAGCAGCGTATGCTCATTGAAGCAAGAAGCGAAGGCGAACAATTGCTTTATACCGCTGAACGTTTTATCGAAAAACATGCCGAGCATTTAACCGAAGGAGAAATTTCAGATACCAAAGTACACATCGAAGCACTTAGAACAGCTTTAGCCACCCAAGAAAAAGATACCATTTTGAAGAAAGCAGATGAGCTGAATGAATTTACCCGTCCTTTTGCCGAACGTGTGATGGATGCAGCGATTTCTACTGCCATGAAAGGTAAGAAGATAGAGTAG
- a CDS encoding putative LLM family oxidoreductase (product_source=TIGR03858; cath_funfam=3.20.20.30; cog=COG2141; pfam=PF00296; superfamily=51679; tigrfam=TIGR03858) produces the protein MELGIGMFGDLQINAKGEIQPAQQRLQEIIAEIKLMDEVGLDFYGIGEHHRPDYAVSSPEIILAAAATVTKNIKLSSAVSVLSSSDPVKLYQNFATIDLISNGRAELMAGRGSFIESFPLFGYNLQDYDELYEEKLELLLKINKEPKISWKGKFRPELNNQEILPRAVNNNLKIWVAVGGTPESVERAGRLGLPVMFAIIGGQPVQFKPLFDYYKRVYDAHGHDKSKFEVGVHMHALFGENSSEVADYYYPLYSAQMNRIGKSRGWAPYQRNQFDAGRNSSGALIIGDVNESVEKILAMEETFGLTRFSAHMDVGGPSHAALMKSIELFGSKIAPKVREALKK, from the coding sequence ATGGAATTAGGTATCGGTATGTTTGGCGATTTGCAGATTAATGCAAAAGGAGAAATTCAACCCGCTCAGCAAAGACTTCAGGAAATTATAGCAGAGATAAAACTAATGGACGAAGTTGGCTTAGATTTCTATGGGATCGGCGAACACCATCGCCCTGATTACGCCGTATCGAGTCCTGAAATTATATTGGCCGCGGCAGCTACAGTAACCAAAAACATTAAGTTAAGCAGTGCTGTTTCAGTTTTAAGTTCATCCGATCCGGTTAAATTGTATCAAAATTTTGCCACAATAGATTTGATTTCGAATGGCAGGGCCGAATTAATGGCCGGTCGTGGAAGTTTTATCGAATCGTTTCCGCTGTTTGGTTATAACCTGCAAGATTACGACGAGCTTTATGAAGAGAAGTTAGAATTGCTCCTTAAAATAAACAAGGAGCCCAAAATCAGCTGGAAGGGTAAATTCAGACCAGAACTGAATAACCAGGAAATATTACCAAGGGCCGTAAACAACAATTTAAAAATATGGGTGGCCGTTGGTGGAACACCAGAATCAGTGGAACGTGCCGGCAGATTAGGCTTACCTGTAATGTTTGCCATCATTGGTGGTCAGCCGGTACAGTTTAAGCCACTCTTCGATTATTATAAAAGAGTTTACGATGCACATGGACATGACAAGAGTAAATTTGAAGTAGGTGTGCATATGCACGCTTTATTTGGAGAAAACAGTAGCGAAGTTGCAGATTACTACTACCCACTTTATTCAGCTCAGATGAACAGGATCGGCAAATCACGCGGCTGGGCACCTTATCAACGCAATCAGTTCGACGCTGGCCGAAACAGTAGTGGTGCTTTAATTATTGGCGATGTAAACGAATCTGTAGAGAAGATTTTAGCCATGGAAGAAACCTTTGGTTTAACACGTTTCTCAGCACACATGGACGTAGGAGGTCCATCTCACGCAGCCTTAATGAAATCAATTGAATTATTCGGAAGCAAAATTGCACCAAAAGTACGCGAGGCTTTAAAGAAGTAA
- a CDS encoding putative membrane protein (product_source=COG4758; cog=COG4758; pfam=PF14340; superfamily=81333; transmembrane_helix_parts=Inside_1_19,TMhelix_20_42,Outside_43_85,TMhelix_86_108,Inside_109_114,TMhelix_115_137,Outside_138_147), with protein sequence MELSCPISAERINENVVRIIAFMVAAIAITCVVFSNYWAIVFLLFDFALRAFTAGKFSLLKFIAIKIADGLSLSPKMKDLAPKKFAATLGFGFCLLITAVFLFDFYNAALIFTSVMIVFALLESLFAICVGCYIYSFLQIFTKKNEA encoded by the coding sequence ATGGAATTATCTTGCCCAATATCAGCAGAAAGAATAAATGAAAATGTAGTTAGGATTATTGCCTTTATGGTTGCTGCGATCGCAATTACTTGTGTTGTGTTTTCAAATTATTGGGCAATTGTTTTCCTGCTGTTTGATTTTGCTTTAAGGGCATTTACAGCAGGTAAATTTAGTTTGTTAAAATTTATCGCCATCAAAATAGCCGACGGACTTTCACTTTCGCCGAAAATGAAGGATCTGGCTCCAAAAAAGTTCGCGGCAACCTTGGGCTTTGGATTTTGCCTTTTGATTACCGCGGTATTTCTATTTGATTTTTATAATGCAGCGCTAATTTTCACCTCTGTTATGATCGTTTTCGCTTTGTTAGAGAGCTTATTCGCCATTTGTGTAGGCTGTTATATCTATTCTTTTTTGCAGATTTTCACTAAAAAGAATGAGGCTTGA
- a CDS encoding hypothetical protein (product_source=Hypo-rule applied), which translates to MKIYNIIICLLFFYGCTNTNQKAVNLEEKNAAELKKRHLSLFAPKTFYYTNDLQEDNPVWTSAKYSIFQSKTLDSLNHQYFELLDVYGNDDNIVVFNEVFREGNRIKHLILDTLYNYSDFAKEIPDKGTSVGVLHKDELVGIETKGIEKNSIIAVVASSGQNSYKADTDSAIAKHKKAGKDPFDVVHVIRKMSVIKAWYANSKTGKIERIKN; encoded by the coding sequence ATGAAAATATATAATATAATAATCTGTTTACTATTTTTTTACGGATGCACAAATACTAACCAAAAAGCAGTTAACCTTGAAGAAAAAAATGCCGCAGAATTAAAAAAACGGCATTTAAGTTTATTTGCGCCTAAAACTTTTTACTATACCAACGATTTACAAGAGGATAATCCTGTATGGACATCGGCAAAATATTCAATATTTCAATCCAAAACACTGGATAGTTTAAACCATCAATACTTTGAATTGCTTGATGTGTATGGCAATGACGATAATATTGTTGTTTTTAACGAAGTTTTTCGTGAAGGCAATCGGATTAAACATCTAATACTTGATACGCTTTATAATTACAGTGATTTTGCAAAAGAGATACCCGATAAAGGCACATCAGTTGGTGTTTTGCATAAAGATGAGTTAGTTGGAATTGAGACTAAAGGCATTGAAAAAAACTCAATTATTGCAGTTGTAGCTTCATCAGGGCAGAATTCGTACAAAGCAGATACAGATAGTGCAATTGCAAAACATAAAAAAGCAGGCAAAGATCCTTTTGATGTTGTTCACGTCATCAGAAAAATGAGCGTTATAAAAGCCTGGTACGCGAATTCGAAAACGGGGAAAATAGAGCGGATAAAAAATTAG